From Deinococcus aquaticus, one genomic window encodes:
- a CDS encoding DUF3248 domain-containing protein, producing the protein MSADLPPDLPGDPNGDGRPPVTPDLLRQLEALGGQLVWRIGKDEASDDVIVRLGFASATPRFAHLSRLRSAGDAELQAALAEDRIVIEWVD; encoded by the coding sequence CCCCCTGACCTGCCCGGCGACCCGAACGGAGACGGCCGCCCGCCGGTCACGCCGGACCTGCTGCGTCAGCTGGAGGCGCTGGGCGGGCAGCTGGTCTGGCGTATCGGGAAGGACGAGGCCAGCGACGACGTGATCGTCCGGCTGGGCTTCGCGTCCGCCACGCCCCGCTTCGCGCACCTCTCAAGGCTGCGCAGCGCCGGGGACGCCGAGTTGCAGGCCGCACTGGCCGAGGACCGCATCGTGATCGAATGGGTGGACTGA